In the Thermus thermamylovorans genome, one interval contains:
- a CDS encoding aldo/keto reductase family protein, producing the protein MGAMRYRKLGQWGLRVSEISLGAWVTFGDAVKDKETVREIVRIAYEGGVNFFDNADVYAKGLAEEVMGEVLREFPRHTLVLSTKAYWPMSEDVNDRGLSRKHLLESITKSLKRLKTDYVDLFFAHRYDPEVPMEEIVHAMHTLVERGYALYWGTSEWPAARIAEAVAFARANGLHPPVVEQPQYSMLYRERVEGEILPEAERFGLGLVVWSPLAMGMLTGRYDGGIPEDSRFARYPQFGERFLTEENRRKVLRLKEVADGLGLTRTQLALAWTLRLPGISSAITGATHPEQIRESLGAAGVDLPKEALARIEAILKGEA; encoded by the coding sequence ATGGGCGCCATGCGCTACCGGAAGCTGGGCCAGTGGGGCCTAAGGGTCTCGGAGATCTCCCTGGGGGCCTGGGTCACCTTCGGGGACGCGGTGAAGGACAAGGAGACCGTCCGGGAGATCGTGCGGATCGCCTACGAGGGCGGGGTCAACTTCTTCGACAACGCCGACGTCTACGCCAAGGGCCTGGCGGAGGAGGTCATGGGAGAGGTGCTCAGGGAGTTTCCCCGGCACACCCTGGTCCTCTCCACCAAGGCCTACTGGCCCATGTCCGAGGACGTGAACGACCGGGGCCTGAGCCGCAAGCACCTCCTGGAGAGCATCACCAAAAGCCTCAAGCGCCTGAAGACCGACTACGTGGACCTCTTCTTCGCCCACCGCTACGACCCCGAGGTACCCATGGAGGAGATCGTCCACGCCATGCACACCCTCGTGGAAAGGGGCTACGCCCTCTACTGGGGCACCTCGGAGTGGCCCGCAGCCCGCATCGCCGAGGCGGTGGCCTTCGCCAGGGCTAACGGCCTCCACCCGCCCGTGGTGGAGCAGCCCCAGTACTCCATGCTCTACCGGGAGCGGGTGGAGGGGGAGATCCTCCCCGAGGCGGAGCGCTTCGGCCTGGGCCTGGTGGTCTGGAGCCCCCTGGCCATGGGGATGCTCACCGGGCGGTACGACGGGGGCATCCCGGAGGATAGCCGCTTCGCCCGCTACCCCCAGTTCGGCGAGCGCTTCCTCACGGAGGAGAACCGCAGGAAGGTGTTGCGGCTCAAGGAGGTGGCGGACGGGCTGGGCCTGACCCGCACCCAGCTGGCCCTGGCCTGGACCCTCCGGCTTCCCGGCATCAGCAGCGCCATCACCGGGGCCACCCACCCGGAACAGATCCGGGAGAGCCTGGGGGCCGCGGGGGTGGACCTGCCAAAGGAGGCCCTGGCGCGCATCGAGGCCATCCTGAAGGGGGAAGCCTAG
- a CDS encoding FAD-binding oxidoreductase codes for MERLEALRHLLPGRVDTSPSERRRHGRDEGYPEEGEVLAVVYPEGVGDVQKALLWAREHRVAVIPFGAGTSLEGHLLPLGEAISLDLARMNRLLEVRPEDFLCVVEPGLTRKALNEALKGTGLFFPVDPGADATLGGMAATNASGTTTVRYGGMRQNVLALQVVLAGGEVLELGRPVRKTSAGYDLKDLFIGSEGTLGVITRLTLRLHPLPEHVHTLRVFFPGVEAAAWASYRVMASGLPVARLELLDELALKALNRHLGTGFPERPALFLEFHSSTREALEAESALALELTREAGALQAEAAKTEEERRRQWEARHQAYWALVHLFPGHRFAITDVAVPLSRLPEMVRYAQGLLREMGLTGNILGHVGDGNFHTLVPVLPEDYPKAEAYAERLVQKALALGGTCTAEHGVGLRKKRYLPLEHGSALDWMRKLKALLDPEGLLNPGKVLDTP; via the coding sequence ATGGAAAGGCTGGAGGCCCTGAGGCACCTCCTCCCCGGGAGGGTGGACACCTCCCCCTCCGAGCGCCGCCGCCACGGGCGGGACGAGGGCTACCCGGAGGAGGGGGAGGTGCTGGCGGTGGTCTACCCCGAGGGGGTGGGGGACGTGCAGAAGGCCCTCCTCTGGGCCCGGGAGCACCGGGTGGCGGTCATCCCCTTCGGGGCGGGGACCAGCCTCGAGGGCCACCTCCTCCCCCTGGGGGAGGCCATCAGCCTGGACCTCGCCCGCATGAACCGCCTCCTGGAGGTCCGGCCCGAGGACTTCCTCTGCGTGGTGGAACCCGGCCTCACCCGCAAGGCCCTGAACGAGGCCCTGAAGGGCACGGGCCTCTTCTTCCCCGTGGACCCGGGGGCGGACGCCACCTTAGGCGGCATGGCCGCCACCAACGCCAGCGGCACCACCACGGTGCGCTACGGGGGGATGCGGCAAAACGTCCTCGCCCTGCAGGTAGTCTTGGCCGGGGGGGAGGTCCTGGAGCTGGGGCGGCCCGTGCGCAAGACCAGCGCCGGCTACGACCTCAAGGACCTCTTCATCGGCTCGGAGGGCACCCTGGGGGTCATCACCCGCCTCACCCTGCGCCTCCACCCCCTCCCCGAGCACGTGCACACCTTAAGGGTCTTCTTCCCCGGGGTGGAGGCGGCGGCTTGGGCCAGCTACCGGGTGATGGCCAGCGGGCTTCCCGTGGCCCGGCTGGAGCTATTGGACGAGCTCGCCCTAAAGGCCTTAAACCGCCACCTGGGGACCGGTTTCCCCGAGCGCCCCGCCCTCTTCCTGGAGTTCCACTCCTCCACAAGGGAGGCCCTGGAGGCGGAAAGCGCCCTGGCCCTAGAGCTCACGCGGGAAGCCGGGGCTTTGCAGGCGGAGGCTGCCAAGACCGAGGAGGAGCGCAGGCGGCAGTGGGAGGCCCGCCACCAGGCCTACTGGGCCCTGGTCCACCTCTTCCCCGGCCACCGCTTTGCCATCACCGACGTGGCCGTGCCCCTTTCCCGCCTGCCCGAGATGGTGCGCTATGCCCAGGGCCTCCTCCGGGAGATGGGCCTCACCGGCAACATCTTGGGCCACGTGGGGGACGGGAACTTCCACACCCTGGTCCCCGTCCTGCCGGAGGACTACCCCAAGGCGGAGGCCTACGCCGAGCGCCTGGTGCAAAAAGCCCTGGCCCTCGGGGGTACCTGCACCGCCGAGCACGGGGTGGGCCTCAGGAAGAAGAGGTACCTCCCCCTGGAGCATGGGTCCGCCTTGGACTGGATGCGAAAACTGAAGGCCCTCCTGGACCCCGAGGGCCTCCTGAACCCGGGCAAGGTGCTTGACACGCCCTAG
- a CDS encoding 4a-hydroxytetrahydrobiopterin dehydratase produces the protein MDWEVRQNPERLYKAFRFKNFQEALAFANRVGELAERENHHPRLTVAWGQVAVEWWTHSQGGITEKDREMARLTDLLLG, from the coding sequence ATGGACTGGGAGGTGCGGCAAAACCCGGAACGCCTTTACAAGGCTTTCCGCTTCAAGAACTTCCAGGAGGCCTTGGCCTTCGCCAACCGGGTGGGGGAGCTGGCGGAACGGGAGAACCACCACCCCCGCCTCACGGTGGCGTGGGGACAGGTGGCGGTGGAGTGGTGGACCCACAGCCAGGGGGGCATCACCGAGAAGGACCGGGAGATGGCCCGCCTCACCGACCTTCTCCTGGGGTAG
- a CDS encoding acyl-CoA thioesterase: MEARTLELVFPEHTNPLGAAFGGFVLGLMDKVGSYAAARRARKPVVTVAVSSVEFKVPIRTGDLLEVVARVVRVGRTSLTVEVEVYKEGFGQEDGRVLATRGELTYVAVNERGQPVPVEAHAGTD; encoded by the coding sequence ATGGAGGCGCGCACCTTAGAGCTCGTCTTCCCCGAGCACACCAACCCCCTGGGGGCTGCCTTCGGCGGCTTTGTGCTGGGCCTCATGGACAAGGTGGGTTCCTACGCCGCCGCCCGCAGGGCCAGGAAACCCGTGGTCACCGTGGCGGTGAGCAGTGTGGAGTTCAAGGTGCCCATCCGCACCGGCGACCTCCTGGAGGTGGTGGCCCGGGTGGTGCGGGTGGGGCGCACCTCCCTCACCGTGGAGGTGGAGGTCTACAAGGAGGGCTTCGGCCAGGAGGACGGCCGGGTCCTGGCCACCCGGGGGGAGCTCACCTACGTGGCGGTGAACGAAAGGGGCCAGCCCGTGCCGGTGGAGGCCCATGCGGGTACTGATTGA
- a CDS encoding DCC1-like thiol-disulfide oxidoreductase family protein, translating to MRVLIDGECPYCRALGRAVKALDLRGTLRVEPLQEARGWDREALLQELHVLEGERVHRGYRALLALARRLPLLWPLYPLLLLGRAFGLGPRLYRAFARRRPRA from the coding sequence ATGCGGGTACTGATTGACGGGGAGTGCCCTTACTGCCGGGCCTTGGGCCGGGCGGTGAAGGCCTTGGACCTGCGGGGGACCCTCCGGGTGGAGCCCCTGCAGGAAGCCCGGGGCTGGGACCGGGAAGCCCTCCTCCAGGAACTCCACGTCCTGGAAGGGGAGAGGGTCCACCGGGGCTACCGGGCCCTCCTGGCCCTGGCCCGGAGGCTACCCCTCCTCTGGCCCCTCTACCCCCTCCTCCTCCTGGGACGGGCCTTCGGCCTGGGGCCCAGGCTCTACCGGGCCTTTGCCCGGAGGAGGCCCCGTGCCTGA
- the mutM gene encoding DNA-formamidopyrimidine glycosylase, whose translation MPELPEVETTRRRLLPLLLGQSFLEIRHQDPRRYRHTERALGQRVEEVGRRGKFLLLGLSGGLEMVVHLGMTGGFRLRETPHARVAFRLDRGELFFHDPRRFGRLWVVKAGDHREIPLLSRLGPEPLSAAFRFPEFWEGLRRSAKPLKSLLLDQRLAAGVGNIYADEALFRAGLSPLRRGKEVGEEEARRLFATIRQVLAEALAQGGSTLGDRTYQQPDGLPGSFQERHAVYGRKGLPCPRCGHPVARAVVAGRGTHFCPRCQT comes from the coding sequence GTGCCTGAGCTCCCCGAGGTGGAAACCACCCGGAGGCGCCTTCTGCCCCTCCTCCTGGGACAGAGCTTCCTGGAAATCCGCCACCAGGACCCCAGGCGCTACCGCCACACGGAGCGGGCCCTGGGGCAAAGGGTGGAAGAGGTGGGGCGGCGGGGGAAGTTCCTCCTCCTGGGGCTTTCCGGCGGGCTGGAGATGGTGGTCCACCTGGGCATGACCGGGGGCTTCCGCCTGCGGGAGACCCCCCACGCCCGGGTGGCCTTCCGCCTGGACAGGGGAGAACTCTTCTTCCACGATCCCCGGCGCTTCGGGCGCCTCTGGGTGGTGAAGGCGGGGGACCACCGGGAGATCCCCCTCCTCTCCCGCCTGGGCCCCGAGCCCCTTTCCGCGGCCTTCCGCTTCCCGGAGTTCTGGGAGGGCCTAAGGAGAAGCGCCAAGCCCCTTAAGAGCCTCCTCCTGGACCAGCGCCTGGCCGCGGGGGTGGGGAACATCTACGCGGACGAGGCCCTCTTCCGGGCGGGCCTCTCCCCCTTGCGCCGGGGGAAGGAGGTGGGGGAGGAAGAGGCCAGGAGGCTTTTCGCGACCATCCGTCAGGTGCTCGCCGAGGCCCTGGCCCAGGGAGGGAGCACCCTGGGGGACCGCACCTACCAGCAGCCCGATGGCCTCCCCGGGAGCTTCCAGGAGCGGCATGCGGTCTATGGCCGCAAAGGCCTCCCCTGCCCCCGCTGCGGCCACCCGGTGGCCCGGGCGGTGGTGGCGGGGCGGGGCACCCACTTCTGCCCCCGTTGCCAGACCTAG
- a CDS encoding ABC transporter permease — protein MARLAGLFVLLFLGLALFYPLGRILALGVGEGFAQTLANPYYWERYLWSLEYGLLSAFLTLSLALPLAFLFRRQFPLREVFLALSILPFVLPTPVVALGFLALLGPRGLLGVDLYGTKALLLLAAVFYNLGLALRILLPVAVHLAEPMRAARVLGATPFRAFLRVGLPLLLPTLGSAGLLVFLYTFSAFGVPLLLGGPRYATLEVEVYTLLAHRLAFSEASALMLLQILTLSLALLLYRQLQPHPFAPGGLLSPLSWAWTVGLGTFFLLLYAPLWGLLLRTETAALVSAWTSEEFTSLPLALGNSLRFTALALLLALPLGIAYAAAAQKNRLLDLLGLFPLMVSPVAVGLGYLLAYPSFRGSLGLLLTAYALLAYPLLARALLPALKGLPPSLLWAARVLGATPFRAFFRVELPLVFPALRSGLALALAAILGEFGATLVLWRPEWTTLTLAIQERLGRPGEVPFKEALAIAALLALISGLLFYLLDRGRGRWG, from the coding sequence GTGGCCAGGCTCGCGGGGCTTTTCGTCCTCCTCTTCCTGGGCCTCGCGCTCTTCTACCCCCTCGGGCGCATCCTGGCCCTGGGGGTGGGGGAGGGGTTCGCTCAAACCCTAGCGAACCCCTACTACTGGGAACGCTACCTCTGGAGCCTGGAGTATGGGCTCCTTTCCGCCTTCCTGACCCTTTCCCTGGCCCTCCCCCTGGCCTTTCTCTTCCGCAGGCAGTTTCCCCTTAGGGAGGTCTTCCTTGCCCTCTCCATCCTCCCCTTTGTCCTCCCCACACCGGTGGTGGCCCTGGGGTTTTTGGCCCTCCTCGGCCCCCGCGGACTTCTGGGAGTGGACCTCTACGGCACCAAGGCCCTTCTCCTCCTAGCAGCGGTCTTTTACAACCTGGGGCTGGCCCTGCGTATCCTCCTTCCCGTGGCGGTGCACCTGGCAGAGCCCATGCGGGCGGCAAGAGTCCTGGGGGCTACCCCTTTTCGGGCCTTTCTGCGGGTGGGACTTCCCCTGCTTCTTCCCACCTTAGGTTCAGCCGGACTGCTCGTCTTCCTTTACACCTTCTCCGCCTTCGGGGTGCCGCTTCTCTTAGGCGGGCCCCGCTATGCCACCCTCGAGGTGGAGGTCTACACCCTCCTGGCCCACCGCCTAGCCTTTTCCGAGGCCAGCGCCCTCATGCTCCTACAGATCCTGACCCTAAGCCTCGCCCTTCTCCTCTACCGGCAACTCCAGCCCCACCCTTTCGCCCCTGGGGGGCTTCTCTCCCCCCTCTCTTGGGCTTGGACCGTGGGGCTAGGGACCTTCTTCCTCCTGCTCTATGCTCCTCTTTGGGGCCTTCTCCTGCGAACCGAAACCGCCGCCCTGGTCTCCGCCTGGACCTCGGAGGAGTTCACGTCCCTTCCCCTAGCCCTCGGCAACAGCCTCCGCTTCACTGCCTTGGCCCTCCTCCTGGCCCTGCCCCTCGGGATAGCCTACGCGGCGGCTGCCCAGAAGAACCGCCTTCTGGACCTCCTAGGGCTTTTCCCCCTTATGGTGAGTCCGGTGGCGGTGGGCCTGGGCTACCTTCTCGCCTACCCTTCCTTCCGGGGTTCCTTAGGGCTCCTCCTCACGGCCTACGCCCTCCTGGCCTACCCCCTTTTGGCCCGGGCCCTGCTCCCCGCCCTAAAGGGCCTACCCCCAAGCCTCCTATGGGCAGCCCGGGTGCTGGGAGCCACCCCCTTCAGGGCCTTCTTCCGCGTCGAGCTTCCCTTGGTCTTTCCTGCCCTGCGCTCGGGGTTGGCTCTGGCCTTAGCCGCCATCTTGGGGGAGTTCGGGGCAACCTTAGTGCTTTGGCGGCCCGAATGGACCACCCTGACCCTGGCCATCCAAGAGCGCCTGGGAAGGCCGGGGGAGGTGCCCTTCAAGGAAGCCCTGGCCATCGCCGCCCTTCTCGCCCTCATCTCCGGGCTCCTCTTCTACCTCCTGGACCGGGGGCGGGGAAGGTGGGGCTAG
- a CDS encoding thiamine ABC transporter substrate-binding protein encodes MLRAFALAVFLALAFAQEIAVLTHGSFSLDKNLMAQFERETGLRLRFLKGGDAGETLNRAILTKGAPIADVIYGFDNTFLSRALEADILLPYRSPEIRNLKATLLLDPSFRALPVDYGWVSLNHDRAYFKDRPLPKAPADLTRPEYARLLVVQNPATSSPGLSFLMATVARFGEDGYLDFWARLRDGGVRVAKGWSEAYYTHFTLYKGDRPLVVSYTTSPAAEVYYSEGKYQEPPTGNLFPELAFFQVEFVGILKGTKNLEGAKRVVDWLLSKPVQENIPTEMWMYPARRDAALPPVFRFAPEPLGSVRLDPRAMAQNRERWIEEWTKVVLQGQSPEAVRRGRR; translated from the coding sequence ATGTTGCGAGCCTTTGCCCTTGCGGTTTTTTTGGCTTTGGCCTTTGCCCAGGAGATCGCTGTTCTCACCCACGGGAGCTTCTCCCTGGACAAGAACCTGATGGCCCAGTTTGAGCGGGAGACGGGCCTAAGGCTCCGCTTCCTCAAAGGGGGGGACGCGGGGGAGACCCTGAACCGGGCCATCCTCACCAAGGGGGCCCCCATCGCCGACGTGATCTACGGCTTCGACAACACCTTCCTTTCCCGGGCCCTGGAGGCGGACATCCTCTTGCCCTACCGGAGCCCCGAGATCCGGAACCTGAAGGCCACCTTGCTCCTGGACCCCAGCTTTCGCGCCCTTCCCGTGGACTACGGCTGGGTGAGCCTGAACCACGACCGGGCCTACTTCAAGGACCGCCCCCTGCCCAAGGCCCCCGCGGACCTCACCCGCCCCGAGTACGCCCGGCTCCTGGTGGTGCAAAACCCCGCCACCAGCTCCCCGGGGCTTTCCTTCCTCATGGCCACCGTGGCCCGCTTCGGCGAGGACGGGTACCTGGACTTCTGGGCCAGGCTCCGCGACGGGGGCGTGCGGGTGGCCAAGGGCTGGAGCGAGGCCTACTACACCCACTTCACCCTCTACAAGGGGGATCGGCCCCTGGTGGTCTCCTACACCACGAGCCCCGCGGCGGAGGTCTACTACTCCGAGGGCAAGTACCAGGAACCCCCCACGGGGAACCTTTTCCCGGAACTCGCCTTCTTCCAGGTGGAGTTCGTGGGCATCCTGAAGGGGACCAAGAATCTGGAAGGGGCCAAGAGGGTAGTGGACTGGCTCCTCTCCAAGCCCGTGCAGGAGAACATCCCCACGGAGATGTGGATGTACCCGGCCCGCCGGGACGCTGCCTTGCCCCCGGTGTTCCGCTTCGCTCCTGAGCCCTTGGGCAGCGTGCGCCTGGACCCCAGGGCCATGGCCCAGAACCGGGAGCGCTGGATCGAGGAGTGGACCAAGGTGGTCCTCCAGGGGCAAAGCCCCGAGGCGGTGCGCCGTGGGCGGCGGTGA
- a CDS encoding alpha/beta fold hydrolase, producing MREEIGYIPVGEAELYVEDVGDPRAPTLLVLHGGPGGNAYALREGLEEYLEGFRVVYFDQRGSGRSLELPQDPRLFTVDALVEDTLGLAEALGVERFGLLAHGFGAIVALELLRRYPEAEGAVLLAPWVSLPWLARRLAEAAGLAPLPDPEENLKAALERAEAKLLFDRLTFPTPHGRLQYEWVAEGSGILGPDTPARAFLQNGLWRLDYTPYLSPSRKPVAVVVGERDGTSYPYAEEVAARLGAPIHVVPEAGHYPWIDQPEAFGEALTASLRALLARKA from the coding sequence ATGCGGGAAGAAATCGGCTACATCCCCGTAGGGGAGGCGGAGCTCTACGTGGAGGACGTGGGGGATCCCCGCGCCCCCACCCTCCTCGTCCTCCACGGGGGGCCCGGGGGCAACGCCTACGCCCTGCGGGAGGGCCTGGAGGAGTACCTGGAGGGCTTCCGGGTGGTCTACTTCGACCAGCGGGGCTCGGGGCGGAGCCTGGAGCTCCCCCAAGACCCCCGGCTCTTCACCGTGGACGCCCTGGTGGAGGACACCTTGGGCCTGGCCGAGGCCCTGGGGGTGGAGCGCTTCGGCCTCCTGGCCCACGGCTTCGGGGCCATCGTGGCCCTGGAGCTCCTCCGCCGCTACCCCGAGGCCGAGGGGGCGGTCCTCCTCGCCCCCTGGGTGAGCCTCCCCTGGCTCGCCCGGAGGCTGGCGGAGGCCGCGGGGCTCGCGCCCCTTCCCGACCCGGAGGAAAACCTAAAGGCCGCCCTGGAGCGGGCCGAGGCCAAGCTCCTCTTCGACCGGCTCACGTTCCCCACCCCCCACGGGCGCCTTCAGTACGAGTGGGTGGCCGAGGGCTCGGGCATCCTGGGCCCCGACACCCCGGCCCGGGCTTTCCTGCAAAACGGCCTCTGGCGGCTGGACTACACCCCCTACCTCTCCCCAAGCCGCAAGCCGGTGGCCGTGGTGGTGGGGGAACGGGACGGCACCAGCTACCCCTACGCGGAGGAGGTAGCCGCCCGCCTTGGGGCCCCCATTCACGTGGTGCCGGAGGCGGGACACTACCCCTGGATCGACCAGCCGGAGGCCTTTGGGGAAGCTCTGACCGCTTCCCTGAGGGCCCTCCTGGCCCGGAAGGCCTAG
- a CDS encoding fuculose-1-phosphate aldolase has protein sequence MRARLYTAFRQVGEDLFAQRLISATAGNFSARTKEGFLITRSGVQKARLTPEDLVEVPLEGPFPEGASVESVIHREVYLKTPARAIVHAHPRVAVALSFHLERLVPVDLEGQYYLKEVPVLAPRTLSATEEAAFAVAEALKAHRACLLRGHGAFAIGLKERPEEALLEAYSLLTTLEESAEILLYHRLWGKG, from the coding sequence ATGCGGGCGCGGCTCTACACCGCCTTCCGCCAGGTGGGGGAGGACCTCTTCGCCCAAAGGCTCATCTCCGCCACCGCGGGCAACTTTTCCGCGCGCACCAAGGAGGGCTTCCTCATCACCCGAAGCGGGGTGCAGAAGGCCCGCCTGACCCCCGAGGACCTGGTGGAGGTGCCCCTCGAGGGTCCCTTTCCGGAAGGGGCCAGCGTGGAGAGCGTGATCCACCGGGAGGTCTACCTGAAGACCCCCGCCCGGGCCATCGTCCACGCCCATCCCCGGGTGGCGGTGGCCCTCTCCTTCCATCTGGAGCGCCTGGTGCCCGTGGACCTCGAGGGCCAGTACTACCTGAAAGAGGTGCCGGTGCTCGCTCCCAGGACCCTCTCCGCCACCGAGGAAGCCGCCTTTGCCGTGGCTGAGGCCCTCAAGGCGCACCGGGCCTGCCTCCTCCGGGGCCACGGGGCCTTCGCCATAGGCCTTAAGGAGAGGCCCGAGGAGGCCCTTCTGGAAGCCTACAGCCTCCTCACCACCCTGGAGGAGAGCGCGGAGATTCTTCTGTACCATCGCCTTTGGGGGAAGGGATGA